A stretch of DNA from Paenibacillus albus:
GCGGAGGATTATTTGAGCTGGCTCATTCGGGGCTATCATCAAGCGCCGTCGATGGCCGATACGCAAGTTTGGGTGGATGGATTCCACGGCTTTACCCCGAAAGAATTTGATGCGCTCGCATCACTGATGAAGCATAGCAAAGCGATGACGATTACGCTGTGCCTCGATAAGCTCTACGAGCTGGGGGAGCAGCCGCACGAGCTGGATTTGTTCCGTCCGACGGCAGAGACGTATATGAAGCTGAGAGATTTAGCCATTGCAAACGGCGTGACGATAGAAGAGCCGCTGTTCTTGGACGGAACGCCGTACCGCTTTCGGGAGAATCCCATGCTGGCGCATGTGGAACGGAACTACGGAGGACGGGGGAAGCTTACTCTGACTGAAGACGAGCTGCGCCATGGCGGAGTATCGCTTCATGCTGCGGCAGGCCGCAGAGCGGAAATAGAGGCGGTTGCGAGAGATATCGTGCGCAGAGTGCGTGATGAAGGCGCAAGATACCGCGATCTCGCAGTTATGGTGCGCAATGCGCCGGATTATAACGACTATATCAAGGCGGTATTCGCCGATTATGAAATACCGTATTTTCTCGATCAGAAGAACGCAGCGCTGCACCATCCTTTTGTCGAATTCATACGTTCGGCATTGGAGATCGCGGTACATGGCTGGAGATTCGAGGCCGTATTCCGCTGCATCAAGACAGAGCTGCTCATTCCGGAGGATGGCAGCTTGACGCGTGAGAGCTTCGACTTGCTTGAGAATTACGCGCTTGCGACGGGGATGAACGGCAACCGCTGGACGACACTGAGCCAATGGAAGCCATTAACAAGAGACACGCTCGAAGGCGATCCAATTGGTGCGGGCGAGAAGGAACTGCGCGAGTTCGAGGTTATTATGGCCGCGAGAGAAGCAGTCATACCTGTTATACGAAAGTTTGCGCGCGAGCTTAAGAAGGCAAGCTCCGTGAGGCAAATGTGTGAGGCAGTGTACCGTCTGTTCATCGCTATCGAAGCGCCGGATCGGCTGGAGCGATGGAGCCGCAAAGCAATTGCTAACGGCAATCCGCTAAAGGCGAGAGAGCATCGCCAGCTGTGGGACGGCGTGATGGATCTGCTAGATCAGCTGACGGAGATGACAGGAACGGAAGCGATGCCGGTAGAGCTGTTCGCAGGCATGGTGGAGACCGGACTTGAGAGCTTGAAGCTCGCATCCGTACCGCCTTCGCTTGACCAAGTATTGATCGGCAGTATGGACCGAACGCGATCTGGACAAGTGTCGGTTTGTTATTTGCTAGGCGCGAACGACGGAGTCATGCCGCAGCGCATGCAGGAAGACGGCGTGCTGACGGAAGCCGAGCGCGAGACGCTTGAATACGGTGGTCTTGTCATGGCACCAGGCGTACGCCGGAAGCTGCTCGATGAGCGTTTCATGATCTACGGCTCGTTGACGACGCCAAATAAGCATCTTTGGATTAGCTGGCCGTTGGCGGATGAGGAAGGGAAGAGCCTGCATCCATCTGAAGTCATTCGGCATTTGAAGAATCTATTCCCAGGCTTACAGGAGGAAGGTGTAGCAGGCGAGCCGGTTCCGAGCATGCCAGAGCTCGAGCAGCAAGCCTTCATGGCGCATTCGGAGCGGACGCTGTCTTACCTGATTACGCAGCTTCGCAGCTGGAAGCACGGCGGCGAGATCGCTCCAATCTGGTGGGAAGCTTACAACTGGTTCGCTGTCCGTCCGCAGTGGCAGGACAAGCTGCAGCGACTCGTTGCATCGCTCCAATATAGGAATGAAGAAGTAACTCTGTCGAATGAGACAGCGGATTTGCTCTATGGACGGCTGCTTCGCGGCAGCGTGTCGCGGATGGAACGCTTCGTATCATGTCCGTTTCAGCATTTTGCCATACACGGCTTGCGCCTGAGAGAGAGAGCGCTGTATAAGCTCGCAGCTCCTGACATTGGTCAGCTCTTCCATGCTGCGCTGAGCCGGCTTACGGAGTCGCTTGGCGATCAGTTCGGCGCGTACACGCCGGAGCAGCTGCGTCAGCTGTCCGCTGAAGTCGTTGGAGAGTTGGCCCAGCGCCTGCAATCGCAAATTCTGTACAGCAGCAGCCGTCATCAATATGTGGCGCGCAAGCTGCGCGACATTATTAGCCAGGCGGCGATTATTCTCGGCGAGCATGCCCGGCGTGCGCAGTTTAAGCCGGTTGGTCTCGAAATCGGCTTCGGTCCGGAAGGGCCGCTGCCTCCGGTTACGATTCCGCTGTCGGGCGGAAGAACACTTGAGATGGTCGGCCGAATTGACCGTGTCGATGCTGCCCAGACGACGGACGGCCTACTGCTGCGAGTCATCGACTACAAGTCCAGCGCGAAGCAGCTGCGGCTAGAAGAGGTTGCCTATGGGATGGCGCTCCAAATGCTGACGTATCTGGACGTCTTGCTGACGCATGCGCCGGAATGGCTCGGTCAGCCAGCCAAGGCGGCTGGTGCACTGTACTTCCATGTGCATAATCCGATGCTGTCTTCATCGAACGGCATGCTGCCGGCGAAGGCGCAAACGGAAATCTTGAAGCGGTTCAAGCTGAAAGGGCTTGTGCTTGCGGATGAAGAGACCGTTCGAATGATGGATAATTCGCTGGCTACCGGTTATTCCGAGCTGCTTCCGCTTGCACTCAAGCGCGACGGAGGCTTCTACAGCAGCTCCTCTGTCGTTTCGGATGAGCAGTGGGGAACGCTGCGCAAGTCGGTGCGGGGAACGCTGCGCCGAATCGGCGAGCGAATTGCGGGCGGCGACGTATCTATCGCACCATATCGACTTGGCGGGAAGACGCCTTGCCAATTCTGCGCCTATAAGCCAGTATGCCATTTTGATCCGTTGATAGAAGGCAACTGCTATACGAAGCTAAACAAGCCGGGCAAAGACGAAGTGTGGGGGCTGCTCGCGTCAGCAGACGATGAGGAGCATGCGTCCAGCGAGCAACCGGAACAGAATGTGAATGAGAAGGAGGAGCGTGAACAATGACCACGTCAGCGATAGCTGCAATACCGCCAAAACCGATTGGCAGCACTTGGACGGACGATCAATGGCGAGCCATTGTAACGAGCGGAAGCAACATTCTTGTTGCTGCTGCTGCAGGCTCCGGCAAAACTGCAGTACTCGTCGAACGAATCATCCGCAAAATCTCTGCGGATACCGATGTCGACAGGCTGCTCGTAGCGACTTTCACCAAAGCGGCTGCCGCCGAGATGAAAGAGCGGATTCGAATCGCGCTTGAGAAGGAGCTCGACAAGAATCCGGGCTCCGATCATCTGCGCAGGCAGCTTGCGCTTATGGGACGAGCGTCCATTACGACGCTCCATTCCTTCTGCCTTGATGTTATCCGGCATTATTATTCGCTGATCGGACTCGATCCTGGCTTTCGCATTGCGAACGAGACGGAAGCGGAATTGCTGCGGATGGACGTGCTCGATGCGTTATTCGAGGAACGTTACGAAGCCATAGATAGTGAAGAAGGACAAGCCTTCTACGAGCTGGTCGAACGATTCGGCGGTGAACGAGGAGATGAGCCTCTGTATGCGCTGGTCATGAAGCTCTACAACTTCTCGCAGAGTCATCCTTGGCCGAAGGCATGGCTGCAAGACACGGCTGCAGCATTCCGCGTGAGAGATGCCGAGGAGCTTGGGCGTACGGAGTGGGTGCAGAGCATTGCGGCTGCTGTCAATATGTCGCTGCAAGGCGCGCAGAGCTTGCTTGAACAGGCGATGGACATTACTCGTCTTCCGGCAGGCCCTGACGCTTACGCTGAGACTTTTCAGGATGATCTGAATGTCATTCATGCACTGCAGCGCAAGGTGCAACATGAGCCATGGGAAACATGGCACGATGCGTTCACGACGGCAAGCTTCGGCAAGCTGAAGAGCCAGCGCGGAGATGCCTGCGACAAAGGGCTGCAGGAGCAGGCGAAGGAGCTTCGTGACTCCGTGAAGAAGCTCATTGCGGATATGACCGACGAGCTGTTCACACGCACGCCGGAGCAGTTCGCTGACGAGCTGCTAGAGATGGCGCCGCTCATGGAGACGCTCTTCGGGCTGGCAGACGAATTCGGCACACGTTTCGAAGCTGCTAAGCTCGAGAAGGGGCTTATCGACTTTGGCGATATGGAGCACTATTGCTTGAGGATTTTGCGAGACGGCTCATCAACGCCTGCAGAGATGGTCCCATCGGCAGCTGCGCTTGAATACCAGCAGCAGTTCCAAGAGGTGCTGCTTGATGAATATCAGGATACGAACATGGTGCAGGAAGCGATTGTTTCGTTAATCGCGAGGCCTGGCAAAGGCAACCGGTTCATGGTTGGCGACGTGAAGCAAAGCATCTATCGGTTCCGCTTGGCGGAGCCGGGCTTGTTTCTACGCAAATACAAAACTTATTTGACTTCGGACGATATGCAAAGCGCAGATGCAGTTGACAGCGATAGCGGTATGGATAGTGAACTAGAATACGGCGTTCGTATTGATCTGGCTCGTAACTTCCGCAGCCGGCAAGAGGTAGTCGACGGTGTTAACAATGTTTTCCGTGCAATCATGCGCGAGAAGGCAGCGGAGATGGACTACGATGAGCGGGCTGAGCTTGTATGCGGCGCGTCTTATCCGGTCGCAAGCGATGGCGGGTCACCGGAGCGATATGCGGTGGAGTTCGCGGTTCTCGATAAGGGCGGCAAAAGCTCAGGCGAAGCCGACGTAGAAGCGGAAGAGAACAGTGACAGCGAGGGCAGCACTGATGCGGAGCCGGTTGAGGATTTGCAGACGGTGCAGCTGGAGGCGCGGTGGATTGCTAGCCAGATTCTAAGATTGAAAGGGATGCAGGCAGGCGAAGACGCTGCTAGCGAAGAGCCTTTTCAAGTTTTTGATGGCAAAAAGGGGCGGAAGCGTCCGCTTGCATGGCGCGACATCGTGATCCTGCTGAGAGCTGATAAGCAATGGGCTCCTACTATTATCGAGGAGCTGCAGCAGCATGGAATTCCGGCATACGCAGAGCTTAGCAGCGGTTACTTCGAAGCGACCGAAGTAGAGACGATGCTTTCGCTGCTGCGTGTCATAGACAACCCTTATCAAGATATTCCGCTTGCGGGGACGCTTCGTTCGCCGCTCGTCGGATTAACGGGCGAAGAGCTGGCTCTTATCCGCATTGCAGGCGGACGAGTCGCTTATTACGAGGCGGTTCGCCTCGCGGCAGATGATCCGTCGATTCCGGAATCGACTCAGCGTAAGCTGGTTCAATTCCTCGAAGCGCTGGAAACATGGCGGGAAGAGGCTCGGCTTGGAGCGCTTGCCGATCTGCTATGGCGCATCTACCGGGAAACAGGCTATTACGATCTTGTCGGGGGAATGACTGGCGGCTTGCAGCGACAAGCGAACCTGCGCGCACTGCATGACCGTACGCGTCAATACGAAGCGACGACGCTGCGCGGCTTGTTCCGTTTCCTGCGATTTATCGACCGGATGCGGGAGAGCGGCGGCGATCTCGGCACGGCTAGGGCGCTCGGCGAACAAGAAGACGTCGTTCGAATCATGTCCATTCACAAGAGCAAGGGGCTTGAGTTCCCGGTCGTGTTCGCGGCAGGGCTTGGCAAGCAATTTAACAAGCGCGATCTGACGAGCCAATTCTTGATGCATAAGCAGCTCGGCTTTGGACCTCGCTATGTCGATACAGAGCTGCGCGTAAGCTATCCGACGCTGCCGTATCTTGCCATTCGCCAACGGCTTGGCATGGAGACGCTTGCTGAAGAGATGCGGATTCTGTATGTGGCGCTGACAAGGCCGAAGGAAAAAATGTTCCTTGTCGGAACCGTTGCCGATGCCGAAAAGCAGCTGCAGCGGTGGGCGTCCGCGCTTGATCGCGAGGGTCAGCTGCCGGACTTCCGCATTGCCGGAGCATCCAAGTTTATCGATTGGCTCGGACCGCTGGCGATGGAAGCGGGCATTCCGATTGTGGTGGAGCAAGCAGATTCGGAGCAGCAAGTTGAGCCGCTTGAGAACGTGGAAGCGATAGATGCGGAGGTGGCGCAGCAGCCTGAGATTGAAGATGAGCTTAGCCGTCTGCGTGCATTCAAAGATTGGAAGACAGCAGTTGTTCCCGCATCAGTGCTGGGCCTTGAGGCCGCAGCCGGTGCGGCTGAGGATAACGAAGCTATGGATGCTTTTACGGAGCGAATGCAGGCGGTTCAATCTCTTGTTCCGCTGCCGACGTCGAGTGAAGCTGCGACCGAGATTGATAGAAGGCTTAGCTGGCGTTATCCGTACGCGGCAGCTACGACGACGGCGGCGAAGAGCTCCGTAACCGAGATGAAGCGGCTGCATGCCGAATTCGGCGGGGATGAAGAACTGCTATTATTGCGGGAGATCGCGGAAGCTGCCGAAGCGGCGAGTGTTGAATTCGTTGCAGGCGCGGATGTGCTGGAAGAGCTGGAAGTGCAACAAGAGCATGAAAAGCTGCCTCATGGCGAGGTTGTTCAGTTGGATCTGTTTGCGATGGCGGAGGATGAAGGTCAGATGGAGCTCTTCTTCGAAGAAGAGGCAGCTAGCCTTACGCATGAAGAGAAGCCGCTTACTGAGGAAACAAGGAAGTTTGAAGCTTCCGCAACTAAGTCAGGCGGTGGCGAGTACACGTTCCGACTACGCCGTCCAAAGTTCATGGAAGAAAATTCGATGACTGCAGCGGAGCGGGGAACCGTGAGTCACTTGGTCATGCAGCATATTCCGATTACAGGTGATGTGTCGGAAGAAACGGTGCGAGAGACCGTTGCTAGATTGCGGGAATTGTCGATGCTGTCTAAGCAGCAGGCAGAAGCGGTGGATATCGCGGGCTCGGCGGCATTTTTCGCAAGTGGTGTTGGCAAGAGGCTGCTAGAGGCACAGTGGGTAAGGCGCGAGACGCCATTCAGCTGTACATTCCCGGCATCTCGGGTGTATCCGGGCTGGGACGAGTCCATGGATGAAGAACCGATCCTAATTCAAGGGGTCATTGACTGTTTGTTCGAAGATGAGCAGGGCTTGGTGCTGCTTGATTATAAAACTGACCGGATCCAGATGAAGCAATGGGAGCAGGCGGCTGAACGCCACCGCTTCCAGCTGACGCTGTATGCAGAAGCGATAGAGTCTGTCATTGGCAGGAAAATAAATGAATGTTATGTGTTCTTCTTCGATGGGGGACGAGCGGTAAAATTGTTTTAACGAGGGGAAGGAAACGGGCAATGCGGATACTGCATACGGCAGACTGGCACTTCGGGCGTTCACTTGAAGGCCGCAGCCGACTAGAGGAGCAGGAGGCTTTTGTCGATGAGCTGGCTCAGCTCGTTCGCGATGAACAGATTGATCTCGTCATGCTCGCAGGAGATGTCTATGATTCTGTCAATCCGCCGGCAGCGTCGGAGCAGTTGTTTTATGAGGCGGTAGCTCGCTTGGCGGATAATGGCAAGAGAACGATTGCGGTCATTGCCGGCAATCATGATCATCCGGAGCGGGTGTCGGCTTCTGCGCCTCTAGCGGCACGGAGCGGCATTCAGCTTGTCGGCATGCCGACTGCGCAGCCGATGATCATCGACGTTGCGAGAACCGGGGAGCAGGCCGTCATTGCGGCGCTGCCCTATCCGTCTGAATCGCGTCTTCGCGAATTGTTAAGCGAAGCGACAGATGAAGGCGTGCTCCGATCCGCATATTCGGAGCGAGTAGGTCGGCTGATGATGCAGCTTGGCGCTGCGTTCCGACCGGATACGGTGAACCTGGCGATGAGCCATATCTATGTGCTAGGCGGTCTGGAAACTGATTCCGAGCGTCCGATTCAAATCGGAGGCGCGTATACAGTGGATCCGTCAGCGCTGCAGATCGGCGCTCAATATGTGGCGCTTGGGCACTTGCACCGGCCGCAGCGGGTAGCTGGCGACGAGACGATGCGCTACAGCGGATCGCCCCTTGCTTACAGCTTCTCGGAAGCGGGACAAGCGAAGTCGGTCACGGTGTTTGATGCGGAGCCGGGAAAGCTGATCGTGCCGCAGGAGATTCTGCTAAGCTCCGGCAGGCCGCTTGTGAGATGGTCGGCCAAAGGAGGCATTAGCGAGGTCTACAGCTGGATTGAAGAAGGGCGTGATTCACGCGCTTGGATTGATCTCGATGTATGGATGACCGAGGCAATGACCTTGCAGCATGTACAGCAGCTGCGTAAGCTTCATGAAGGACTCGTTCATATTCGCCCTGTTTATCCAGAACAGGCGGAGGCGCTCGAAGCGGATCATCGCACTCGCGAGCAGCTGCCTGCGGAAGAGCTGTTTCGCCGCTTCTTCTCCCGTCAAACGGGCGGAGGAGAGCCGGATGCGGAGACGGTGCAATTGTTTCTCGAGTTGATTGCCGAGGATGAGGAAGATACGATGCCTGTTTCTTCGGATGAATTGCTCGAGCAGCAGGTTGGAGGGGATCGCGAATGAAACCGATTTTGCTGCGATTAAGCGGCTTGCAGAGTTATCGGGAGGCTCAAGAGGTCGACTTCGAAAGGCTCACTGAAGCAGGCGTGTTCGGGATATTCGGACCGACGGGAAGCGGCAAGTCCAGTATTCTTGATGCGGTGACGCTTGCTCTCTACGGCAAGGTCGAGCGTGCGGCGAACGGCACGCAGGGCATTATGAATCAGGCGGAGAAGACGCTTTCCGTCGCTTTCACATTCGAGCTGGCTGGCGGAGGCGAGAAGATCCGATATCGCGTCGAACGGCAGTTTAAACGAAGCGGAGATGTGACCGTTAGCAACACAGTCAGCCGGTTCGTGGAATTGACTGAAGCGGGCGATGTTGTCATCGCGGATAAGCTTGCGGATGTGACCCGCTGCGTCGAGGCGCATATTGGGCTCAATATGCAGGACTTCACGCGCGCTGTCGTTCTTCCGCAAGGGAAATTCGCGGAGTTTCTGTCGCTCACGGGCAAGGACCGTCGCTCGATGCTCCAGCGGCTGTTCCGGCTGGAGCGGTTCGGCGACGGTCTGGCGCTGAAGCTGAGCCAGCGCATGAAAGCGGCGGAAGCCGCGCTTAATGAGGCGGCGGCCGAGCAGCATGGCCTCGGCGACGC
This window harbors:
- the addB gene encoding helicase-exonuclease AddAB subunit AddB — translated: MTLRFVIGRSGSGKTHHCLEEIRQQVLAQPEGPPIVILVPEQATFQTEYELLNHSELKGSIRAQALSFRRLSFRIMQETGGTALIPISENGKNMLLYKIVHRLEEQLQLFQGSHTQHGFIERLGELMTELKRYGIDATQLSDYAVNRLPQKSSSLLGRKLNDLLKISEHLEQELEGLYVDAEDYLSWLIRGYHQAPSMADTQVWVDGFHGFTPKEFDALASLMKHSKAMTITLCLDKLYELGEQPHELDLFRPTAETYMKLRDLAIANGVTIEEPLFLDGTPYRFRENPMLAHVERNYGGRGKLTLTEDELRHGGVSLHAAAGRRAEIEAVARDIVRRVRDEGARYRDLAVMVRNAPDYNDYIKAVFADYEIPYFLDQKNAALHHPFVEFIRSALEIAVHGWRFEAVFRCIKTELLIPEDGSLTRESFDLLENYALATGMNGNRWTTLSQWKPLTRDTLEGDPIGAGEKELREFEVIMAAREAVIPVIRKFARELKKASSVRQMCEAVYRLFIAIEAPDRLERWSRKAIANGNPLKAREHRQLWDGVMDLLDQLTEMTGTEAMPVELFAGMVETGLESLKLASVPPSLDQVLIGSMDRTRSGQVSVCYLLGANDGVMPQRMQEDGVLTEAERETLEYGGLVMAPGVRRKLLDERFMIYGSLTTPNKHLWISWPLADEEGKSLHPSEVIRHLKNLFPGLQEEGVAGEPVPSMPELEQQAFMAHSERTLSYLITQLRSWKHGGEIAPIWWEAYNWFAVRPQWQDKLQRLVASLQYRNEEVTLSNETADLLYGRLLRGSVSRMERFVSCPFQHFAIHGLRLRERALYKLAAPDIGQLFHAALSRLTESLGDQFGAYTPEQLRQLSAEVVGELAQRLQSQILYSSSRHQYVARKLRDIISQAAIILGEHARRAQFKPVGLEIGFGPEGPLPPVTIPLSGGRTLEMVGRIDRVDAAQTTDGLLLRVIDYKSSAKQLRLEEVAYGMALQMLTYLDVLLTHAPEWLGQPAKAAGALYFHVHNPMLSSSNGMLPAKAQTEILKRFKLKGLVLADEETVRMMDNSLATGYSELLPLALKRDGGFYSSSSVVSDEQWGTLRKSVRGTLRRIGERIAGGDVSIAPYRLGGKTPCQFCAYKPVCHFDPLIEGNCYTKLNKPGKDEVWGLLASADDEEHASSEQPEQNVNEKEEREQ
- the addA gene encoding helicase-exonuclease AddAB subunit AddA, encoding MTTSAIAAIPPKPIGSTWTDDQWRAIVTSGSNILVAAAAGSGKTAVLVERIIRKISADTDVDRLLVATFTKAAAAEMKERIRIALEKELDKNPGSDHLRRQLALMGRASITTLHSFCLDVIRHYYSLIGLDPGFRIANETEAELLRMDVLDALFEERYEAIDSEEGQAFYELVERFGGERGDEPLYALVMKLYNFSQSHPWPKAWLQDTAAAFRVRDAEELGRTEWVQSIAAAVNMSLQGAQSLLEQAMDITRLPAGPDAYAETFQDDLNVIHALQRKVQHEPWETWHDAFTTASFGKLKSQRGDACDKGLQEQAKELRDSVKKLIADMTDELFTRTPEQFADELLEMAPLMETLFGLADEFGTRFEAAKLEKGLIDFGDMEHYCLRILRDGSSTPAEMVPSAAALEYQQQFQEVLLDEYQDTNMVQEAIVSLIARPGKGNRFMVGDVKQSIYRFRLAEPGLFLRKYKTYLTSDDMQSADAVDSDSGMDSELEYGVRIDLARNFRSRQEVVDGVNNVFRAIMREKAAEMDYDERAELVCGASYPVASDGGSPERYAVEFAVLDKGGKSSGEADVEAEENSDSEGSTDAEPVEDLQTVQLEARWIASQILRLKGMQAGEDAASEEPFQVFDGKKGRKRPLAWRDIVILLRADKQWAPTIIEELQQHGIPAYAELSSGYFEATEVETMLSLLRVIDNPYQDIPLAGTLRSPLVGLTGEELALIRIAGGRVAYYEAVRLAADDPSIPESTQRKLVQFLEALETWREEARLGALADLLWRIYRETGYYDLVGGMTGGLQRQANLRALHDRTRQYEATTLRGLFRFLRFIDRMRESGGDLGTARALGEQEDVVRIMSIHKSKGLEFPVVFAAGLGKQFNKRDLTSQFLMHKQLGFGPRYVDTELRVSYPTLPYLAIRQRLGMETLAEEMRILYVALTRPKEKMFLVGTVADAEKQLQRWASALDREGQLPDFRIAGASKFIDWLGPLAMEAGIPIVVEQADSEQQVEPLENVEAIDAEVAQQPEIEDELSRLRAFKDWKTAVVPASVLGLEAAAGAAEDNEAMDAFTERMQAVQSLVPLPTSSEAATEIDRRLSWRYPYAAATTTAAKSSVTEMKRLHAEFGGDEELLLLREIAEAAEAASVEFVAGADVLEELEVQQEHEKLPHGEVVQLDLFAMAEDEGQMELFFEEEAASLTHEEKPLTEETRKFEASATKSGGGEYTFRLRRPKFMEENSMTAAERGTVSHLVMQHIPITGDVSEETVRETVARLRELSMLSKQQAEAVDIAGSAAFFASGVGKRLLEAQWVRRETPFSCTFPASRVYPGWDESMDEEPILIQGVIDCLFEDEQGLVLLDYKTDRIQMKQWEQAAERHRFQLTLYAEAIESVIGRKINECYVFFFDGGRAVKLF
- a CDS encoding exonuclease SbcCD subunit D; this encodes MRILHTADWHFGRSLEGRSRLEEQEAFVDELAQLVRDEQIDLVMLAGDVYDSVNPPAASEQLFYEAVARLADNGKRTIAVIAGNHDHPERVSASAPLAARSGIQLVGMPTAQPMIIDVARTGEQAVIAALPYPSESRLRELLSEATDEGVLRSAYSERVGRLMMQLGAAFRPDTVNLAMSHIYVLGGLETDSERPIQIGGAYTVDPSALQIGAQYVALGHLHRPQRVAGDETMRYSGSPLAYSFSEAGQAKSVTVFDAEPGKLIVPQEILLSSGRPLVRWSAKGGISEVYSWIEEGRDSRAWIDLDVWMTEAMTLQHVQQLRKLHEGLVHIRPVYPEQAEALEADHRTREQLPAEELFRRFFSRQTGGGEPDAETVQLFLELIAEDEEDTMPVSSDELLEQQVGGDRE